One window from the genome of Saimiri boliviensis isolate mSaiBol1 chromosome 2, mSaiBol1.pri, whole genome shotgun sequence encodes:
- the UAP1L1 gene encoding UDP-N-acetylhexosamine pyrophosphorylase-like protein 1 isoform X2, which yields MASERDVRARLQRAGQEHLLRFWAELAPEPRAALLAELAPLEPDALREHCRRAAEACARPPGPPPGLAARLRPLPPERLGSASRSDPKTRGRWEEEGFRQIALNKVAVLLLAGGQGTRLGVTYPKGMYRVGLPSRKTLYQLQAERIRRVEQLAGERHGTRCTVPWYVMTSEFTLGPTAEFFREHNFFHLDPANVVMFEQRLLPAVTFDGKVILERKDKVAMAPDGNGGLYCALEDHKILEDMERRGVEFVHVYCVDNILVRLADPVFIGFCVLQGADCGAKVVEKAYPEEPVGVVCQVDGVPQVVEYSEISPETAQLRASDGGLLYNAGNICNHFFTRGFLQAVTRKFEPLLKPHVAVKKVPYVDEEGNLVKPLKPNGIKMEKFVFDVFPFAENFVAFEVLREEEFSPLKNADLADRDSPCTARRALLAQHYRWALRAGAHFLDAHGAWLPELPCSPPNGDPPAICEISPLVSYSGEGLEAYLQGREFQSPLILDEDQARGLQQQEP from the exons ATGGCCTCGGAGCGAGACGTGCGCGCCCGGCTGCAGCGCGCTGGCCAGGAGCACCTCCTGCGCTTCTGGGCCGAGCTGGCGCCCGAGCCGCGAGCCGCGCTGCTGGCGGAGCTGGCGCCCCTGGAGCCCGACGCACTGCGCGAGCACTGCCGGAGGGCGGCCGAGGCCTGTGCGCGTCCCCCCGGCCCGCCGCCTGGCCTGGCGGCGCGCCTGCGGCCCCTGCCCCCCGAGCGCCTGGGCAGCGCCAGCCGCAGCGACCCCAAGACGCGGGGGCGCTGGGAGGAGGAAG GTTTCCGCCAGATCGCCTTGAACAAGGTGGCCGTCCTGCTGCTGGCGGGCGGGCAGGGCACTCGCCTGGGCGTGACCTACCCCAAGGGCATGTACCGCGTGGGGCTGCCCAGCCGGAAGACCCTGTACCAGCTGCAGGCGGAGCGGATTCGGCGGGTGGAGCAGCTGGCGGGTGAGCGCCACGGGACCCGCTGCACCGTGCCCTG GTACGTCATGACCAGCGAGTTCACCCTGGGGCCCACCGCAGAGTTCTTCAGGGAACACAACTTCTTCCACCTGGACCCGGCCAACGTGGTCATGTTTGAGCAGCGCCTGCTGCCTGCCGTGACCTTTGATGGCAAAGTTATCCTGGAGCGCAAGGACAAAGTTGCCATGGCCCCAG ACGGCAACGGGGGCCTTTACTGCGCGCTGGAGGACCACAAGATCCTGGAGGACATGGAGCGCCGGGGAGTGGAGTTTGTGCACGTGTACTGTGTGGACAACATCCTGGTGCGGCTGGCAGACCCCGTCTTCATCGGCTTCTGCGTGCTGCAGGGTGCGGACTGTGGGGCCAAG GTGGTGGAAAAGGCCTACCCCGAGGAGCCGGTGGGCGTGGTGTGCCAGGTGGACGGCGTCCCCCAGGTGGTGGAGTACAGCGAGATCAGTCCTGAGACCGCACAGCTGCGTGCCTCCGACGGAGGCCTGCTCTATAACGCAGGCAACATTTGCAACCACTTCTTCACCCGCGGCTTCCTTCAGGCCGTCACCAG GAAGTTTGAGCCTTTGCTGAAGCCACACGTGGCTGTGAAGAAGGTCCCGTACGTGGACGAGGAGGGGAATTTGGTAAAGCCGCTGAAACCGAACGGGATAAAGATGGAGAAGTTCGTGTTTGATGTGTTCCCGTTTGCTGA GAACTTCGTTGCCTTTGAAGTGTTACGGGAGGAGGAGTTTTCCCCGCTGAAGAACGCAGACTTGGCCGACAGGGACAGCCCCTGTACTGCCCGCCGGGCCCTGCTCGCCCAGCACTATCGGTGGGCCCTGCGGGCTGGGGCCCACTTCCTGGATGCACATGGGGCCTGGCTCCCAGAGCTTCCCTG CTCACCCCCAAATGGAGACCCTCCAGCCATCTGTGAGATATCGCCCTTGGTGTCTTACTCTGGAGAG